One stretch of Oncorhynchus keta strain PuntledgeMale-10-30-2019 chromosome 16, Oket_V2, whole genome shotgun sequence DNA includes these proteins:
- the LOC118395333 gene encoding proline-rich protein HaeIII subfamily 1-like, with the protein MEYLCVVILLFSAVATHADPWRQLQQGDSRFLPFGGPQQSPDRHPMRPNGREPWMKDGSLPPFGGQPIGGGGENSRPIGGGPTWQGWDMGGTGNPGWPDQDQMPPWYPNRPSGGPGSGDTQRLMGGPESGGPLDYPDRDYKRREDEGQWWNQGTMRRDRGSSSPADLPPVTGSDFEYAPNGPGPHPGQGPPRGPGSRRRRPAGPPRGGRPNMRNLDARPDRNPIRPSAVPSGAGGRPPFDDTFFGGRLLQPEMVGNREFIPIFQADNVTLQNASGLPLKEGENIFLLPKGGRGTPTPRHGHKRPQELGFGYPYSSGFQPYLKLIYNPSATNKISFEYGITTLLPSFMKAEETKAWEEEGK; encoded by the exons ATGGAGTACCTCTGTGTTGTCATTTTACTTTTCTCGGCTGTGGCTACACAT GCTGACCCATGGAGACAATTGCAACAGGGAGACAGTCGATTCCTCCCATTTGGCGGACCTCAACAAAGTCCAGACAGACACCCTATGAGA CCCAATGGTAGAGAACCCTGGATGAAGGATGGTTCCCTCCCTCCATTTGGGGGCCAGCCaataggtggaggaggagagaactcTAGACCAATCGGTGGAGGTCCTACGTGGCAAGGATGGGATATGGGTGGAACTGGCAACCCAGGATGG CCCGACCAGGATCAAATGCCCCCTTGGTACCCAAACAGACCCTCTGGAGGCCCAGGGAGTGGGGACACTCAGCGACTAATGGGAGGGCCCGAGTCTGGAGGACCCCTCGACTACCCTGATCGGGATTATAAAAGG AGAGAGGATGAAGGTCAATGGTGGAACCAGGGAACCATGAGAAGAGACCGAGGATCATCATCCCCTGCCGATCTTCCACCCGTGACC GGATCTGACTTTGAGTATGCTCCCAATGGACCTGGACCACACCCTGGCCAGGGCCCCCCTCGCGGGCCAGGGTCCCGAAGGCGTAGACCTGCAGGGCCCCCAAGAGGAGGAAGACCCAACATGAGAAACCTTGATGCAAGG CCTGACAGGAACCCCATTCGCCCCTCAGCTGTTCCATCTGGAGCAGGTGGACGGCCCCCGTTTGATGACACCTTCTTTGGAGGAAGACTGTTGCAACCTGAGATGGTG GGCAACAGAGAATTCATCCCCATCTTTCAG GCTGACAATGTGACTTTACAG AATGCGAGTGGTCTGCCCCTGAAAGAG GGTGAGAACATTTTCCTGCTGCCAAAG GGAGGACGAGGAACACCCACACCAAGG CATGGACATAAAAGACCTCAAGAATTAGGG TTTGGATACCCATACTCATCTGGTTTTCAG CCTTACCTGAAGCTCATCTACAACCCCTcagctaca AATAAAATCTCATTTGAATATGGGATAACAACACTT CTCCCATCGTTCATGAAG GCTGAAGAGACAAAGGCTTGGGAAGAGGAAGGAAAATAA